The following nucleotide sequence is from Leopardus geoffroyi isolate Oge1 chromosome A1, O.geoffroyi_Oge1_pat1.0, whole genome shotgun sequence.
GCTTAAAGCAATGTGAAAAACCCATTTCACCGGCTCTGAAAGCTCTGGAGttgccatttaaaagaaaaattctaagagTATCTTAGTTACTTTAATAAGAGGATGTAAAAAGGGAAAATTGCTGGCATAACTTTGACCTCCTTTTAACAGGGCATGGGCACTGTTCAAAAAGGAATGCCCCACAAATGTTACCACGGCAAAACTGGAAGAGTCTACAATGTTACCCAGCATGCTGTTGGCATTGTTGTAAACAAACAAGTTAAGTAAGTAATGGCTGGTTTCTTTCCAGCTGATTAGTATTCCCTCATACCCCCGTTTCACTTTGCCAATTGGACTTATGTCTTTATTGGTCATTCAAGTGGGGCAAAGGAAATATCCTTTCAAAACTCAAGCAAACTGGGTGTTTGTCTTGTATCCTGTCAGAGGAAACAAATTGAACTAGACCTAATGAGAAATGTTCATTAGAACTTGATGTTAAGCAACTCTGATCTTCAGAGTATAAAAGGATGTGTAACACGATGTAAATGTAGTTAGCGATTTGGTTTTGCTTATTTAGTATTGTGAGGTCTGTCACCTCGTTAAAAGAAAGCTTACAAATGGGGGGTGTTTGCCTCAACGCCTCTTCCAGTACGATTAATAAATGATTGTAAGTTAGCTGTACCTTGCTCTTTAATCCTATTTGTTGGTGAAAGGTTCGtggttgatttattttaaatggattgtggtttttttgtttgtttgggggagagagcacatgagagcaggggagggactgagagagagggaatcccaggctgcatgctgtcagcacagagcgcagtgtggggcttgatctcccagaTCAGGATATCGTggcctgagctcaaatcaagagtgggacacttaactgactgagccacccaggtgcccttaatgtttgtttgttctttttttttaataaacgaAATTGGCAGAAGTGCTTTTGGACTTTGTTACATTTTTGCTGGAGCATTTATAGGGATTTCTGTTCTCCAGGGGCAAGATTCTTGCTAAGAGAATTAATGTACGTATCGAGCACATTAAGCACTCAAAGAGCCGAGACAGCTTCCTGAAGCgtgtgaaggaaaatgatcagaaaaagaaggaagccaaggagaaagggaCTTGGGTTCAACTGAAGCGCCAGGTGAGTGCTTGGCAGATGGCTTCTTGGTATTGATCTTGGGAATTTTGAAACTTGCTCAgtggtcattttcttttatatgaaaGTTAATGAGTTGACTGTGTTACTTTTTTTTGGTTCTAGAGTACTTTCAAATTGATGATTGTAGTTTACATGATtgttcccttgccttttttttttttttttaatagcctgcCCCACCCAGAGAAGCACACTTTGTGAGAACCAATGGAAAGGAGCCTGAGCTGTTGGAACCCATTCCCTATGAATTCATGGcgtgataaatgtaaaaaaaaataaaagacgtCAAGActgtaaaaatgtttcttttaattgagTAGCAGCGTGGTATTGTCTTCCCCAAAGAAGTATTTAAAGCAAACTTTATATCCAAATTCAGTGGGGGGTGGCTTTATtcaaattttgtgggttttgaggcacctgaatgactcagttaagcatccgactttgggtcaggtcatgatcttgcagtccatgagtttgagccccgcgtcaggctctgggctgacagctcagagcctggatcctgctttggattctgtgtctcctctctctctctgccctcccctgcttgtgttctctctagagtctcaaaaataaacgttaaagtatgatggggtttttgtttgttttgtttttgctgaaagATGTGGTTTATTGTACAATATACTCAATTGATTAGGATCTGCCAGATAGTACctataacatattttatagtaGTTTGGAAATAGTTCCTCTAAATcactaagaaaaaagattttttaaaaacaaatgaaaggttATCTGTTGTGATTGCATTTAAGCACGGAAAGTTGAGTACTTGTAATTGTATCAAGTCTTAAGTAGCTATGTTTTAAGGATAAAGAACTTCCCTTTGAAGCCTATTACTTAAAAAGATTGTTTAAAGCATTCTGGTTCCCACTGAATTGTTTTCCCTATCATTTCCTGTTAAGTGTTTTTCTATATGGTGTTaggaaaaatttatttattggaaaCGCTCTTTGTTGCCCCAGGTCCTTTGCACTTGCCTTTGCCCAAGACTGCCTATGCTTTCTAAAGTTGGTGAATTCCTGATTGTCCTTTGTTCACCTTGCATGTCATAAGTGAACCTTCCCTAATGTATtttaaggagaaaggagaggaatgaAACCGGAATCAAAGGAGACAATCTGCTTTGGGATGATAGAATTAAATCCCTTATATCTATTACCACGACaggtgtgtttgctttttttttagtgtttataatttttaaaaacttgtcttCCCCATTACACCTGAGGTTAGAGATTGTCTTAGTAACTTTGCACTCTtaaggcctggcacatagtaagcatttaataaatgctctTGGGATTAATGAGGAAAGCACTGTCTTTtttttgatgtgcattttctcATTGTTTAATCTTGTTTTCTGGGATTATTTAAATCTCCCACATGCTGTGGAAACCTCAACAGTTCTTGGCTTGTCTTCCGGCAGCTCGTGTTAACCTCACTTTCTGTTGTCCCCTGTGAAATGACGGTGTTCCCCACAGGTGTATAGGGATTGGACCTCACGGTTCCCGGAGGTCCTTTGTGCACTCAGGGCCTGGGATTTCCTGTTAAACCATGACCCCCATGACATACTTGTGAGAAGAGGCCTGGCGGAGGACAAGATGCGCTCGGTGCGGGAGAGCTGGCGAGGCCGAACGTTGAGGGAAAGAAGGGCCGCCAGGAGAGCTGGCTTAGGGCAGTTCATCGGGACCCGTGAGCTCCCATCTGGGGTGCAGTGCAGTCCGTGGCAGCGGTGGTCCTGCGAATGTACGTAAGGCATTTGGGGCTTTTCAGATTACGCTTTAAAGATTGTTCTTCGCACACAGCGGGGAGTCTAAAATGTGTTTTCCAGATTCCCGATTCATTGAGAATAAATTGTTTTCCTGAAGGATCATACTAGTTTGCCCTCCCGTGAATGAAAATGCCGGTGCCGCACTGTTCTCATTCAGTCTTTGCTAACTTGGTGGGAGGATACTGCATTCATTATGGACTTGGCTTCACCTCCTGCAGCTCTTGCCTGGTTTCCCTTTGCCTCTTAATGCAGTCTTTGCTGTGTCTTGACTACCTTTCCGACCTCCAGATTCTCAAGGGCCTTATAAAAACCCACATCGTCTGGTCAGTGCCTGCCTTTCTGACCTCCTACTCCTTGAGCCCCAAGGTCCAATTCAATTACGCTACCTTTGCGGTGCCTCAGATAGGCCAAGTTACACGCTTGCTTTTGTACTTGGTACATTTTGTTGGGGTGGTTATCAACTTAACATTCTCAGGGTAGGGAATACTTGTTACCTACTCTACCAGAGAAGTGGGGACAAACTGCAAAGATGACAATCTAGGAGGAGCAGTTAAGACTTCAAGCTGTGTAAAACAAGGTGAGCTAGGAGGGCACGGTGTGTAAAGGGACAGCAGAGGGGAGAACGTTGGTGTTGACGTGCGTCTGCTCTCGTTTCGTTGATTATTCCTGGATCTCGTACCCTTGACCCTTACCACTTGCTTTTCCTTGACTTCAGCCGGCAAATTAAATGAAGCCGCTTCTCTTGTGCATGCCTTGTCCCATTTGTAACTTAATTTCCTAGCGCCCCAGTGCAAATCTGGCTTCTGCCCCCACCGTTCCTATGAACCTCCTCTCAAGGGTCACCAAACACGTCAATTTTGATTTTACCTCGATGTTGGACGTGCCAACGACTAACTTTCTGTTCCAGAGGCTTCTGCCATCCTACACCCAGGTTTTTCTACCTGTCTGACTCTGCACCCTGTTTTTCTGGCTTCGTGATGCTCTGCATCTGTCTCTATTCTCTGTGTTTTCTGCGTGACccaagccagtggttctcaagtaTGGTTCCCCACATGGCATCTACGTTTTTTGGAAATTCGTTAAGAATGTGGGCCTACTGAATCAAATTCTGGGGCTGGGCCCAGCACTCTTCACAGCCTCTCTGGGTGGTTGAGATGCTTGCTCAAGTTTGAGTCCTCTCTAATACACTTGAGACTCAAATTTCAGAGCTCACATTCTCTGAAGCTCCGACTGTATTTCCAGCTTCCTCTTGGGGAGTTCCATCTTGATATCCTGCATAGACTACACAGACTCATTTGGAGGGGTTTTATTACTGGTGAAATAAATTGCATCCAATTCCCTGAGCTTTGAGTAATGTGTGTGTGCGCTGGTAGATTACGTACCCGCCTTGAAATGCAGGTCCTTTTAAAAACGAGTAAttgggggcggggcgcctgggtggctcagtcggttgagcgcccgacttcagctgaggtcatgatctcgcggtccgtgagttcgagccccgcgtcgggctctgggctgatggctcggagcctggagcctgcttccgattctgtgtctccctctctctctgcccctcccccgttcatgctctgtctctctctgtctcaaaaataaataaacgttaaaaaatttaaaaaaataaaaataaaaataa
It contains:
- the RPL21 gene encoding 60S ribosomal protein L21, giving the protein MTNTKGKRRGTRYMFSRPFRKHGVVPLATYMRIYKKGDIVDIKGMGTVQKGMPHKCYHGKTGRVYNVTQHAVGIVVNKQVKGKILAKRINVRIEHIKHSKSRDSFLKRVKENDQKKKEAKEKGTWVQLKRQPAPPREAHFVRTNGKEPELLEPIPYEFMA